DNA from Salinispora arenicola:
GCCCGGCCGCAACTCAGTGTCCAGGTAGTCCTCACGCAGCATCAGCTGACAGTCGTGCACGTCCATGCCCAGGTGATGCGAGGTGCCGTGAACCATCCAGCGACGGTGCCAGCCCCCGTTCTCCCGGTCCAGGGTCTGCTCCAGGGTGACGCCCTCGGGCAGCAGTCCCCACTCGTGCAGGATCCGGGCGATCACGGCGTTCGCCGCGGCATGAATGTCGCTGAACCTGTTTCCCGGCTTCACGGCGGCCAAGCCGGCCTGCTGCGCCTCGTACACCGCGTCGTAGATGCGGCGCTGCACGTCGGTGAAGCGACCGGTGACCGGCAGGGTACGGGTGATGTCGGCGGTGAACAGGGAGTCGATCTCGATTCCGCAGTCGATCAGGATCAGATCGCCCTCGCGTACCTCGCCAGTGTTCCTCGTCCAGTGGATCGTGTTGGCGTGGTCACCGGAGGCACAGATCGACTCATAGCCGACACCGTTGCCCTCATGCCGGGAGTACAGGCCGAAGACGCCCTCCACCCAGCGCTCACCGCGACCCTTGCGGACCGCCTCAGGCAGCGAGGCGATCATCGCGTCGAAGCCCTTGTGGGTGGCGGCGACGGCCCTACGCATCTCAGCCACCTCCCACTCATCCTTGACCAGCCGCATCGCGGACAGGTGACGGGCGAACTCCGCGTCCGCCTCCTGCAGCTCCGATGCCGACCCGGTCGCACCCGCCTCCCTGCGAACGCCGTCGACCAGCTCGGTCAGCTGCGGGTCGGCCGCACGAACCACCCGCATCCGAGCAGCCGCGCCATCCTTGGCAAGGTCGTCGGCGAGCGAGTCGACATGACGGGAGGCGATCCCCAACTCCGACTCCCGATCGGCGATGGTCGGACGCGGCCCAACCCAGAACTCGCCATGCCGGGAGTCGGCGTAGAACTCCTGGCTGTCGCGCGGAGCCAGGGGGCGGAAGTAGAGGATGGCGTGGTGACCGCCGCCCGGCTTTGGATCGAGCACCAGGACGCTGTCCGGGTCGGCGTGCGCGCCGAGACCCGACAGGTGCGCGAAGGCGGTGTGCGGGCGGAAGGTGTAGTCGGTGTCGTTGCTACGCACCTTGAGGCCACCACTCGGGATGACAAGCCGCTCGCCAGGAAACCGCTGCGACAGCAGCGCCCGGCGACGGGCGGCGTGATCGGCCACCTCGGCGCGGGGCGCGGGCTCCCGGTCGGTGGTGGCCCAACCCGAAGCGATGAATTCACGGAACTCGTTGCTGCTGGGAATGCCGCGGTGGCTGGCCTTCGCCTGCTTCTCGCTCGTCATGCCGACACATCCTGCCAGACCGAATGGCAGGCACCGACCCGCGTTTTCCCGACAACGGTAAGTGGTCGAAGGGCTCCGACACCTTTCGCGGCACGGCGCTCTACCCGGCGACTCGGGTCGCCTCGCGGCAGCCGACCAGGACCACTCGAAGCCGATGACCGGCCCCCCTTGCCCGTCGGCCGTCAACGGCTCGGACCGCACGCGCCGCCGCGACACGGCACGGTGGTCGTCGCTGCCGGTGGTACGCGCGGTCGCCCAGCGGGCCGTGCCTATAGTGATGCGACGCGTGGCCCCGGTTCGGCCAACCGGACCCACCCAGTGCAATGACGTCCCGCGGGAGTAGTTCATCGTGAGCGACATCCGGCAACTGCCGGTCACCCTGGACCGGGTGACGACCAGTCGGGGTGAACTGGTGCTGCGTGAGACGAACGGCCACTACGAGGTCATCAGCAACGGCGTCTTCCTCATGGACACCTCGGATGGCCGTTCGGAACGCCTGCTGGTCGACGCCGCCGTGCACAGGTGCACGACACCGGCACCCCGGCTACTCGTCGGCGGTCTCGGCGTCGGGTTCTCACTGGTGCGCGCCGTCGAGTACACGCACCTCGCCGCCATCGACGTCGTCGAGATCGAGGCCGCGGTGATCGGCTGGCACACCAGCCACCTGCGCCACCTCACCAGCAGGGCGATGGCTGACCCCCGCGTACGGATCGTCGAGGCGGACATCCTCGCCTGGATGGCGGACACCGGCGACCAGTACGACGCCATCTGCCTGGACACCGACAACGGGCCCAACTGGCTGGTCTTCGAGGCCAACGCCGAGTTGTACGGCCACCGAGGACTCGACCTGGTGGTCCGTCGGCTACGGCCGGGGGGCGTCCTGGCGATCTGGAGTGCGAGCCGCGACGACTCCTTCGAGCAGCGGCTCCGGGGCCGCTTCGGCGACCTGGTGACGCTGGAGACACCGACCGACACGGGCGCGCCGGACGTGGTCTACGTCGTCCGGGCTGCCACCGCAGCGCGTGGAGACCAACCGGAGTCGCTGGCGTAAGCGGGGTTTACGCGCGAACCCGGCGTAGCCACGGAAGCAGCGGTACATGGGGCGGCCAACTTCCCGCGACTGAGGGTACTCGTGCTGGCCGTCGGACCAGAACTCATGCCTGGCCGCGGCGGCCAATGTGAATGAGGAACTCATTGTCCTCGATGAAGGTGTCGGTGTCACTGTAGCTGGCCAGGGCGGTCCGGATGGCGCTGTCGAACTCGCTGAGCCGGTCGCCGAAGAGTTCTGGCTCTGCGAAGGAGGTGGAGTGCAGGTAGCCGAGGATGCTGTTGGCGGTCCAGGTCCGACTGACCGGCACGGTGTGTTCCTCGACCTGGTTGAACGGCGAATCACGCAGGACCTGAAGGTCCGGACGGCGCTGCTCTTGGAACGCGCCTTCACCGGCCCGACGCTGCTCGCCGAGAAAGTCCTCGATGACCGCACGGACTGCCAGCTCCCAGTCGTTGCTGGCGACCCAGAAGCTCTTGTCGGCGAGGATCGCGACCGCGCCCTCCGGACTGACCTGGGCGTGCAGTCGGGTCAGGACCGTATCCTGGTCGAGCCAGTGAAACGTTCGGCAGATCGTCACCAGGTCGGCCTGCCATTCCGGCGGCGGCGTGAACTCCTCCGCCCTGGCCTCGTGCAGGCGTAGCTGGGCATCTGCCGGCAGCCGCGGGCGGAGCGCGCTTTCGGCAGCGCTGAGCATTTCGGGATCGGGGTCGATGGCGAGAATGTCGTCGAACCGGCCGCGTAGGGCCTCCACCACGAGACCGGTGCCGGTGCCGATGTCGAGTAGGCGCCGTGGCGAACCGGCGGGGGCCACGGCGTCCAACACGTCGGCCACCTCCGCCGGAATGTCCGGCCGGAACTGCCGGTAGAAGCCAACGGTTCCATGAAACAGGCTCATGGTCATCTCCCTCACATGAGGTCAATGAGGACAATATGTCCCGTGCCGGGCGAACACCCCGGTAGCCACGCGGTCAGCTGGCTGAATCCATGGGCGCTGTCGGTTCACCGCGCGACGACCAGCAGTCGGGGTTACGACTACCGCAGGTCCACCACTGGTAGCTGGTAACGGGTTCAGGCGGTGAAAAAGACCGGCAGGGCACGGACCGCCGCCAGGTATGGTGTGCCCTCCGTGTAGCCGGTGCCGGGTCGGGGACCGAGCATCCGGACCGCGATCCGGTGGTGGGTGCGTCGCCACTGAAGCAGCGTCTCGGCGAACAACTCCATCCGTCGGGTGATCAGGTCGCGGTCCGCGCCGACGAGTCGCCCATCCCGCACGGCCGACCAGTACGCGTCGTCGATCGTCGGCTGACCAGCCCGGACCCGGGCCCGCAGTTCCGGCACCGCCGCATACGCGGCCGAGTCGAGCCGGTCCTGATCAGGCCCACGGCACAACGACTCGACGAGCTTGTACGACCGTGACTGGATGGCGCTGGCTCCTTCGGTGTACTGCCGGAATGTCTGAAACGACTTCGGCTGCATGGTGGCCAGCAATGAGAAGAGTGGACCGGCGTTGAGGATCAGGTTCCGGGCGTATTCCAACCGGTCGGCTGCCGCACGAGCGTCGTCGACGCCGATCGCGGCGATGACGGCACGCAGTTCGTCGGCGACACCGGCGAAGACACACTCGTACGCCTGAAGTACCCGGAGGAACAGGTACTCGTCGTGGGTCACGTGGACCGGCAGCATGCTCAGTCGCAGCGGCAGGGCACCGACGGAGTCGAGGTCGACGGCGACGGCGTGCAGCGTGGCGGCGGCGGACGTCGGCTCGCCCTCCTGCACCAGCCCGGTCAGGCCGAGCCGGGCCAGCGCGGGAAGGGCGGCCCGGACCCCGAGCCGGCAGCGTTTGGCCACCACGGTCAGCCCCGGGCGCTGCCGCGGAAGCAGAGTGGTGGCGTGCGCGGCAGCAGCCAGTTCGAAATTCAGGACGTCGGCGACCAGGCAGACAACAAGGCGGTCACGGAGCAGACGCCTGGCGGCGTTGTCCCCGCCGAATGTGGGTTCCTCCGCCTCGCCGGACAGCCCGATCAGGCGCAGTGCCAGGTAGCTGCGGTAGTCGTAGCGGCCATCCCATTTGTCGAGCGCGACGTCGAGAAAGTCGCGCAACAACCGCGCCGAGTCGTCGTGGCCTGCGGCAGGGTGACCCGTCACCCTGCCGCGACTCTCATCGAGCAGTGAGAGTGTCTCCTTCTCGACGAAGTGCTTGCCGACTTCGTGAAATTCGCGCAGTACCGCGAGGTACGGAAAATCGGCAGGATCAGTGGTGCCAGACAACCAACAGTTCAACTCGCGCACGAAGCACACCTCGACATTCCCTGGGGGAACAAGGCTGGAGGAGGATCGTCAGACTCCCGACGACAGTTAATCCTCAGGGTGAACAGCGCTGGAATCGGCAGCAACAGCACAGAGTCGCGCCTGCCACAGGTCGGGGAAGAACCGATGCCCGAGAATTTTGCCAAGCATGTTGGCCGCGCTGTTGGGAGTACCGGCCGGGGCGTGCCCGCCGACCCGCAGCGCCACCTGGTAGTGCCGCGCCCGCCACAGCGCCACCCGCTCGTCCCACTCCACCATCGCCTCGGCCAACCGATGCAGCGAATCTCCCGGGATCGCCGGAAGCAGTGCCGCTACGGTGGTACCGCGAGCTGACACCTCGTCGTCGAAAGCCTGCCAGAGCCGCCGACTGGCGGACTGGATCCGCCGCCAGCCAGGTGACTCCGCACCAGAGCCATTTCCCAGCGCAGGCTGCATAGCCTGAAAGTCCACCGGGGACAGATACCGGAACATCTCCAGGTGATCGGTGACCAGACGTACCGCGAGCGTGGCTCGACCCAGCAACGCCTCGGCTGCCGCCGGATCCCCGGCTTCCACCCGCGCGACCGCCTCGGTCAACTCGGTCGCCGCCAGTTTCAGCCACAACTCGGTGGACTGGTGCACCACCTGAAAGAGCAGTTCATCACGGTGGATCATCTCTGCCGAGGGCCGTTGCAAGTCGAACAACGCATCCAGTCGCATGTAGCGCGCATAGTCGGTGGCACCATCGCCCGGCAGCACTGGCGACTGATCGGCCTTCACGCAATCACTCCTCGGTCAGCATCAGCCAGGCCCCACGCCAGCCCGGCACCATGCGGCGACGACAACTATCCAACAGGTGTCGACGATATGCCAGCCCTGGATCCAGATCACAGAACAGTATTGTGCTGACTTAGCCGATTCTCAGCACATAAATTCGGATGCCTCTCGAGAACAAACACTAGGACCCTATAAGTACATCAACCACACTGTATGTGGTCACTTTGTGGATGCACGCCCGTCGGTGGGCCGGCGACTCGCGGCCGCCAACCACGTGCAGGCCGACCTCCCCGACGCGATACGGGCATCCGCCGCGGGCGGATTCAGTCGGACGGATCTGGGAATCCCGGGACAGTGCCGGACGTACTGACCAGCCTGCCGTGGCCAACCGGGCCGAGCATCGCCGTGTTCGGGGTGGCCGGCGTGCTGACGGTGCTCGGCAGCGTCCGGCTGGTCGCCCTCGGTGACACGCTCGCCGATCGCACCGGCTGGGGTGAGGCGTTCTTCGGTGCGGTCTTCATCGGGCTGGCCACCTCGTTGTCCGGGATCGTGATGACCGCCGTGACCGCGGCGGCGGACCAGCCCCAGCTCGGCTACAGCAACGCGGTCGGCGGGATCGCCACGCAGACCACCGCCGTTGCCGTGGCGGATGCCTTCCACCGTCGGGCCAACCTGGAGCACGCGTCGGCGTCGCTGTCGAACGTACTGTTCGGAGTTCTGCTCATCGTGCTGCTCTCGCTGGCCCTGCTCGGGAAGTACGCGCCGGACATCACCGTCGTCGGCCTGCACCCCGCCTCACTCGCCATGGTCGCCGCCTACCTCGGCGGCCTGCATCTGGTCCGCCGCTCCGGGGCAAGCCCGCTGTGGCGGGCCGTCGCCACCGCCGAGACGCTGCCGGACATCACGCACGAGCACGGCAGCCTCGACCGGACCAGTTTCTCCCGGCTCTGGGTACGGTTCGCGGCGGTGGGTCTGCTGGTCTCGGCGGGCGGTTGGGCGATCGCGCGGGCCGCCGAGAGTCTGGTCCTGGTCACCGGCCTGAGCGCCGGATTCGTCGGGGCGATCCTGATGGGCGCGGTGAACGCTCTGCCGGAAACGGTCACCGCCGTGGCCGCCGTCCGTCGGGGTGCCCCGACGCTGGCCATCGCCGCCGTCCTCGGCGGCAACAGCCTGGACGCCCTCAATCTGGTGGTCGGTGACGTGGCGTTCCGTGGTGGTTCGATCTACCATGCCGCCGGCGACGCGCAGCTGTTCGTGACCACCAGCGCGCTGTTCATGACCGCGATCCTGCTGGGCGGCCTGCTGGTGCGGCAGGCGTACGGCTGGGGTCGGCTCGGCTTCGAAGGTGTCCTGCTGCTGACCAGCTACGCGGTGATGACCATCGTCCTGGCCACCTGACGGCGCCGACGCCATTCGGCGAACGCGGTCGGCACGGCGACGCAGTGTGTGTGTACCACCGGGGAGGTGTGCCGGTCAGCGGATCGCCGTGACCGGCGGCGGCGGGGCGGCAGGGCCGCTGGCGTCGTGCCGCTCGCCGTGGCCGGTCAGCACCAGTACGGCCAGCGCCGCCAGGGCGGCGGCACGCCGCGCGATCACAACGGACCGGAACACCGGCTCACCCCCGTTCCGCACCACGACTTCCTGCAGCAGACGTCGAACGTCGCCTAGCGGCGTCGTCCTGGCAACGAGTGGACTCGGCAATGGGACACGTCGCCGCCGGGCGGCGCAGCCGGCCCGGCGGGACGCGTACCCGGACAGTCAGCTCCGGAAACGTCGCTGGTCTTTGCGCACTCCCTTCAGCTCACCGCACACCTTCGCGAAAGGGTTGTCGACGTTGCTTCCGCGCGGGTGACTTCCCGGCCCGGACAAGCCTTCCGTTACCGGGGGTACCCGGGAGACCGGGGTTCAACCGCGACCTGGGCCACCGGGCGGAAGCCCCGTAGCCGGAGGCTGTTGGCGACCACGAAGACCGAGGAGAAGGCCATCGCGGCCCCGGCGATCATCGGGTTGAGCAGCCCGGCCGCGGCCAGTGGGAGCGCCGCCACGTTGTAGGCGAACGCCCAGAACAGGTTTCCCCTGATAATCGAGAGGGTCCGCCGGGAGAGCCGGATCGCGTCGACGGCGGCGGTCAGCTCGCCCCGTACCAGGGTCAGGTCGGACGCCTCGATCGCCACATCCGTACCAGTACCCATGGCCAGCCCGAGGTCGGCCTGGGCCAGCGCCGCGGCGTCATTGACTCCGTCACCGATCATCGCCACCCCTCTGCCCTCCCGCTGGAGCCGCTGGACCACGGCGACCTTGTCGGCCGGTAGCACCTCCGCGATCACCTGGTCGATCCCGACCTCGTCCGCGACCGTCCGGGCGACGGTTTCGTTGTCGCCGGTGAGCAGCACCGGGTTCAGTCCCAGTTCCCGCAGCTGCCGG
Protein-coding regions in this window:
- a CDS encoding tryptophan 2,3-dioxygenase family protein — protein: MCFVRELNCWLSGTTDPADFPYLAVLREFHEVGKHFVEKETLSLLDESRGRVTGHPAAGHDDSARLLRDFLDVALDKWDGRYDYRSYLALRLIGLSGEAEEPTFGGDNAARRLLRDRLVVCLVADVLNFELAAAAHATTLLPRQRPGLTVVAKRCRLGVRAALPALARLGLTGLVQEGEPTSAAATLHAVAVDLDSVGALPLRLSMLPVHVTHDEYLFLRVLQAYECVFAGVADELRAVIAAIGVDDARAAADRLEYARNLILNAGPLFSLLATMQPKSFQTFRQYTEGASAIQSRSYKLVESLCRGPDQDRLDSAAYAAVPELRARVRAGQPTIDDAYWSAVRDGRLVGADRDLITRRMELFAETLLQWRRTHHRIAVRMLGPRPGTGYTEGTPYLAAVRALPVFFTA
- a CDS encoding aminopeptidase P family protein, with the protein product MTSEKQAKASHRGIPSSNEFREFIASGWATTDREPAPRAEVADHAARRRALLSQRFPGERLVIPSGGLKVRSNDTDYTFRPHTAFAHLSGLGAHADPDSVLVLDPKPGGGHHAILYFRPLAPRDSQEFYADSRHGEFWVGPRPTIADRESELGIASRHVDSLADDLAKDGAAARMRVVRAADPQLTELVDGVRREAGATGSASELQEADAEFARHLSAMRLVKDEWEVAEMRRAVAATHKGFDAMIASLPEAVRKGRGERWVEGVFGLYSRHEGNGVGYESICASGDHANTIHWTRNTGEVREGDLILIDCGIEIDSLFTADITRTLPVTGRFTDVQRRIYDAVYEAQQAGLAAVKPGNRFSDIHAAANAVIARILHEWGLLPEGVTLEQTLDRENGGWHRRWMVHGTSHHLGMDVHDCQLMLREDYLDTELRPGMVLTVEPGLYFKSDDLLVPEEFRGIGVRIEDDVLVTEDGCENLSAAMPRTSHEVEEWIARVWANA
- a CDS encoding spermidine synthase gives rise to the protein MSDIRQLPVTLDRVTTSRGELVLRETNGHYEVISNGVFLMDTSDGRSERLLVDAAVHRCTTPAPRLLVGGLGVGFSLVRAVEYTHLAAIDVVEIEAAVIGWHTSHLRHLTSRAMADPRVRIVEADILAWMADTGDQYDAICLDTDNGPNWLVFEANAELYGHRGLDLVVRRLRPGGVLAIWSASRDDSFEQRLRGRFGDLVTLETPTDTGAPDVVYVVRAATAARGDQPESLA
- a CDS encoding class I SAM-dependent methyltransferase, giving the protein MTMSLFHGTVGFYRQFRPDIPAEVADVLDAVAPAGSPRRLLDIGTGTGLVVEALRGRFDDILAIDPDPEMLSAAESALRPRLPADAQLRLHEARAEEFTPPPEWQADLVTICRTFHWLDQDTVLTRLHAQVSPEGAVAILADKSFWVASNDWELAVRAVIEDFLGEQRRAGEGAFQEQRRPDLQVLRDSPFNQVEEHTVPVSRTWTANSILGYLHSTSFAEPELFGDRLSEFDSAIRTALASYSDTDTFIEDNEFLIHIGRRGQA
- a CDS encoding tryptophan 2,3-dioxygenase family protein, which gives rise to MKADQSPVLPGDGATDYARYMRLDALFDLQRPSAEMIHRDELLFQVVHQSTELWLKLAATELTEAVARVEAGDPAAAEALLGRATLAVRLVTDHLEMFRYLSPVDFQAMQPALGNGSGAESPGWRRIQSASRRLWQAFDDEVSARGTTVAALLPAIPGDSLHRLAEAMVEWDERVALWRARHYQVALRVGGHAPAGTPNSAANMLGKILGHRFFPDLWQARLCAVAADSSAVHPED
- a CDS encoding sodium:calcium antiporter, whose protein sequence is MPDVLTSLPWPTGPSIAVFGVAGVLTVLGSVRLVALGDTLADRTGWGEAFFGAVFIGLATSLSGIVMTAVTAAADQPQLGYSNAVGGIATQTTAVAVADAFHRRANLEHASASLSNVLFGVLLIVLLSLALLGKYAPDITVVGLHPASLAMVAAYLGGLHLVRRSGASPLWRAVATAETLPDITHEHGSLDRTSFSRLWVRFAAVGLLVSAGGWAIARAAESLVLVTGLSAGFVGAILMGAVNALPETVTAVAAVRRGAPTLAIAAVLGGNSLDALNLVVGDVAFRGGSIYHAAGDAQLFVTTSALFMTAILLGGLLVRQAYGWGRLGFEGVLLLTSYAVMTIVLAT